A window of the Pseudoliparis swirei isolate HS2019 ecotype Mariana Trench chromosome 13, NWPU_hadal_v1, whole genome shotgun sequence genome harbors these coding sequences:
- the med1 gene encoding mediator of RNA polymerase II transcription subunit 1 produces the protein MATGPVVSMQSGSPARELSVSVQHGGNQTHGDRVKPEDATESEKQSRMAALLEKLHAKHNVSRPWQETCKVVRQAMEKRGVMNAAGHQLLLTCLETLQRALKVSSLPSMTDRLESIARQNLLGSHLSPSGTECYITSDMFYVEVQLDTNGQLVDVKVAHQGENPTSCPELIQHLREKNFEEFSKHLKGLVDLYKLPGDNKLKTKMYLALQSLELDLTKMMHMFRLATNATAVETILHGNVGLLTARSGGHLVSLQCYLSPYDIFEEVPSTQLNSPDGSVPRSLGVSVSVTIEGTAAVYMLPIAPLITGSHPVDNKGMPSFSAVTNSNCVDLPACFYLKMNRPMPFSLSFIQRLGNATLIPVFESPPSLSPLYQLIVQSQRQLLEGSSSTPPPSRNMHFYSMLPDQQHCYFVNSDAPVQDGRALQGALVSKIPFSHPAQVALLLDIIRHQAAYNTLVASCVKRTSIKEVSAGLLQFEVCPLTDSSFSVSFQHPVNESLVCVVMEVIDSRQVSCKLYKGLSDALICTDEFITKVVQRCMSIPVTMRAIRRKAETIQADTPALLLIAQTVEIMVKNNLPPSGSPTYNMAAGDGTNPMGLPGLAGGNTPTETGTPAGPNFGGPINTLFGVSRTERQAQGGEGQTQGGVAGQQQSQQQQQQQQQQQAGQGHLDDFNKVTQNPILTSLLQITGSVGSSPSSQNAPPPHQTPPPTSSPASNTKNHPMLMNLLKDNPTQDFAALYGSSPLERQNSSSGSPRTESMGGACPGGSTKGKKKRPRGTEKGGVMPGTAAAGAVGGLGMKSQQGSSMPQHHQHHQVSHEDDFHRELLSMDVDASQNSIFDVNLTGDGLDTPHSITPAPSQCGTPPSGPSMPYSQSHVQSQQQQPPGAVPPRMVRLSSSDSIGHDIIEILSDLPEQTGKGSGGSHGQHPMGNGGEDGGPLGTPIRDSSSSGQGSAVFDSADIFNSNENPFTDAADLIAEATAATPTSDSSSTNFPDAADFNPDLLTSGHGYFDDSSPSADGDMDLVKGFGESSQQNSPSGTPQNPTPDGQGTPEKDPFDIGIVFGGNSGSGKPLLGQAPDLGDAHGGGSQSPLIMGLAAACAEFKSAEPKMKQQQGLMRPKDENGGSGGSSSGMGMGSSLTEVKQVKRSRTPSSEGKSKEKPPKRKKMDPDGKSPSHSSGGRPYTPPSGGSGSGGSISGGGSKSPGSSGRSQTPPGGATPPIPKITIQIAKGTITGGKTSSHSGYTSSSSATSSTGGAGGTSSSKSHHSHSSSSGKIKSKEGSTTQGSSSKPGTTGIGIGSGSGSSQSKGSSQGMGVGKPGSSPITKHGLSGPGGSGSGMGSGSKMKPQGGKPPGSLMNPNIKPNISPSHSRSGSSGDKLSSPMKMQQSQVPGTPPSSKAKSPMGSGGASSGGSKSSGGGMSSQKPMGGSSSGSTSSSSSSSSSSGSMAFSGGSQSQYGGGGSGGGGGGGGTGGGSGSVGSGGGGGSSCGGAGQNNANNPNAKGKSPSRNKKPSLTAVIDKLKSVGGGGVGEDGCEVGPPAGGTGSGSAPGGGGGGGGGGGGGGGHGHGNVPSSGPSNLGPSKHGSSSQSGEYKREKSDKEAKAKVSVSGGNSGDKKPTDPKAGGGSATGLAKIIISKPDGGSPSIKAKVTLQKAGDGSGDSTRPQIPSLKASPLFSGSTPKHDRSSPSHSRSPGYTPLNQDSESESGGSSVAERSHQNSPSSDDDDQTVRPLPPQDYMGAIPLSSGEKHKKHKKEKKKQKERERERDRDREREKEKKKSSLSMGPSSHPIKADSWSRSPIAASESSLSMLGSERPSRPSPMYMRNEDDDLMDSALTGNL, from the exons ATGGCGACGGGGCCTGTTGTTTCCATGCAGAGCGGGAGCCCCGCGAGAGAGCTCTCTGTCTCGGTTCAGCATGGAGGGAATCAGACCCATGGCGACCGGGTCAAACCCGAGGATGCGACGG AGTCGGAGAAGCAGAGTCGGATGGCAGCTTTACTGGAGAAGCTTCATGCCAAACACAATGTTTCACGGCCATGGCAGGAGACCTGCAAGGTTGTGCGTCAGGCCATG GAGAAACGCGGTGTGATGAATGCTGCAGGTCACCAGCTCCTGCTCACCTGCTTGGAGACCCTGCAGAGAGCGCTGAAAG TTTCATCTCTGCCGTCGATGACGGATCGTTTAGAATCCATCGCACGACAAAACCT GCTTGGTTCTCACCTCAGCCCATCGGGGACAGAGTGTTACATCACATCAGATATGTTTTATGTGGAGGTGCAGTTGGACACCAATGGCCAGCTGGTGGATGTCAAGGTGGCTCATCAGGGAGAAAACCCCACG AGTTGTCCGGAGCTGATTCAGCATCTAAG GGAGAAGAACTTTGAAGAGTTCTCCAAGCATCTCAAGGGACTCGTCGACCTATACAAGCTCCCTGGGGACAA TAAACTGAAAACCAAGATGTATTTAGCACTGCAGTCTTTGGAGCTTGATCTCACCAAGATGATGCACATGTTTAG GTTAGCTACCAATGCTACCgcagtggagactattcttcatGGCAACGTTGGCTTGCTAACAGCCAGGAGCGGTGGCCATCTTGTCTCTCTTCAGTGTTACCTGTCCCCTTATGACATATTTGAGGAGGTGCCGAGCACACAGCTCAACTCGCCAGACGGCAGTG TTCCGCGCTCGCTGGGTGTCAGTGTTTCTGTGACAATCGAGGGAACCGCCGCTGTCTACATGCTTCCAATCGCCCCACTCATCACTGGATCCCACCCAGTGGATAACAAGGG GATGCCTTCCTTTTCTGCTGTGACCAACTCCAACTGTGTGGACCTGCCTGCTTGTTTTTACCTCAAGATGAACCGCCCCATGCCTTTCTCACTCTCCTTTATTCAGAGGCTTGGAAATGCTACCT TGATCCCAGTGTTTGAGAGCCCCCCCAGCCTCTCACCTCTCTACCAGTTAATAGTCCAGAGCCAACGGCAGCTCCTGGAGGGGAGCAGCTCCACGCCACCGCCCTCACGCAACATGCACTTCTACTCT ATGTTGCCAGATCAGCAGCACTGTTACTTCGTGAACAGTGATGCCCCGGTGCAAGACGGCCGTGCTCTTCAAGGAGCGCTGGTGTCCAAGATCCCCTTCAGCCACCCAGCACAAGTAGCACTCTTGTTGGATATCATCCGACACCAGGCAGCCTATAACACCTTGGTTGCCAGCTGTGTGAAACGAACTTCCATCAAAGAAG TCAGTGCAGGCCTGCTGCAGTTTGAAGTATGTCCTCTTACCGACTCAAGTTTCAGCGTCTCATTCCAGCATCCAGTCAATGAGTCACTAGTTTGTG tggtgatggaggtgattgACTCCAGACAAGTATCCTGCAAACTGTATAAAGGACTGTCAGATGCTCTGATCTGCACTGATGAATTTATCACCAAGGTGGTCCAGCG ATGCATGTCCATCCCTGTAACCATGCGGGCCATCCGGAGGAAAGCAGAGACCATCCAGGCAGACACTCCAGCCCTCTTATTAATCGCGCAAACTGTCGAGATCATGGTGAAGAATAACCTGCCACCCTCCGGTAGTCCCACCTACAACATGGCAGCAGGTGACGGAACGAACCCCATGGGACTGCCTGGGCTCGCAGGGGGCAACACACCCACCGAAACGGGAACCCCGGCGGGACCTAATTTTGGAGGTCCAATTAATACTCTTTTTGGGGTTTCCCGGACAGAGAGGCAAGCCCAAGGAGGAGAGGGCCAAACTCAAGGAGGGGTGGCTGGCCAGCAACAGtcgcagcagcaacaacaacaacaacaacaacaacaagctggtCAGGGCCATTTAGATGACTTCAACAAAGTCACACAGAATCCCATACTGACGAGCCTATTACAGATTACTGGAAGTGTGGGCTCTAGCCCCAGCTCCCAGAATGCACCACCACCGCACCAAACTCCACCCCCAACATCCTCTCCTGCCAGCAACACCAAGAATCATCCTATGTTGATGAACTTGTTGAAAGACAACCCCACACAGGATTTTGCCGCTCTGTACGGTTCTAGTCCGTTAGAGCGGCAGAATTCTTCGTCTGGCTCCCCACGGACTGAAAGCATGGGAGGAGCCTGCCCCGGAGGCAGCACCAAAGGGAAGAAGAAGCGTCCACGGGGGACAGAAAAGGGTGGCGTGATGCCTGGAACCGCCGCAGCCGGTGCAGTTGGCGGTTTAGGCATGAAATCACAACAGGGATCTTCGATGCCGCAGCATCACCAGCACCATCAAGTCTCGCACGAGGACGACTTCCACCGCGAGCTTCTCTCCATGGATGTGGACGCATCTCAAAATTCTATCTTTGATGTGAACCTGACCGGCGATGGCTTAGACACGCCCCACAGCATCACGCCGGCACCTAGCCAATGTGGGACTCCACCCTCCGGTCCCAGTATGCCTTATTCGCAGTCTCACGTCCagtctcagcagcagcagccaccaGGTGCTGTACCGCCTCGTATGGTCCGCCTCTCTAGCTCTGATAGCATCGGGCACGATATCATAGAAATCTTGTCAGATTTGCCCGAGCAGACGGGCAAAGGCAGCGGCGGGAGCCATGGGCAGCACCCAATGGGCAACGGTGGGGAGGACGGAGGTCCCCTCGGGACCCCCATCCGTGACTCCTCCAGCTCAGGCCAGGGCAGTGCGGTCTTTGACtccgcagacatcttcaacagCAACGAGAACCCTTTTACTGATGCCGCTGACCTGATTGCTGAGGCAACTGCTGCCACACCCACCAGTGATTCTTCCTCCACCAACTTCCCAGATGCTGCCGACTTCAACCCAGACCTGTTGACCTCAGGCCATGGATACTTTGATGACAGCTCTCCAAGTGCAGATGGAGACATGGACCTGGTGAAGGGTTTTGGGGAAAGTAGCCAGCAGAATAGCCCATCAGGAACACCTCAGAATCCCACTCCAGATGGGCAGGGCACCCCAGAGAAGGACCCTTTTGATATTGGGATCGTTTTTGGAGGCAACAGTGGTAGTGGTAAACCGCTCCTGGGGCAAGCTCCCGATTTGGGAGACGCACATGGCGGAGGGTCCCAGAGCCCCCTCATTATGGGCCTCGCAGCGGCATGTGCTGAATTTAAAAGTGCAGAACCCAAAATGAAACAGCAACAGGGACTCATGAGACCAAAGGATGAAAACGGGGGTAGCGGAGGGAGCAGCTCTGGGATGGGGATGGGGAGCAGTTTAACGGAAGTTAAACAGGTCAAACGTAGCAGGACCCCATCAAGTGAGGGAAAGTCTAAAGAAAAGCCCCCCAAACGCAAAAAGATGGACCCAGATGGGAAGTCCCCCTCACACAGCTCAGGGGGACGGCCGTACACGCCTCCTAGTGGTGGTTCAGGCTCAGGAGGAAGTATAAGTGGAGGAGGCTCCAAGTCTCCTGGAAGTTCTGGGCGCTCGCAAACTCCTCCTGGTGGTGCCACACCTCCAATTCCGAAAATCACGATTCAGATCGCAAAAGGGACCATAACTGGGGGGAAAACGTCATCCCATAGTGGCTACACCTCCAGCAGCTCAGCCACAAGCAGCACAGGTGGAGCTGGGGGAACCAGTAGCAGCAAAAGCCATCATTCTCACTCCTCCTCGTCTGGAAAGATCAAGTCCAAAGAAGGATCCACAACGCAAGGCAGCAGCTCCAAGCCAGGGACCACAGGAATAGgaataggaagtggaagtgggtCATCCCAGTCTAAAGGCTCCTCTCAAGGAATGGGTGTCGGCAAACCAGGATCCTCCCCAATCACCAAACATGGGCTGTCCGGGCCTGGAGGCAGTGGTAGTGGAATGGGAAGTGGCAGTAAAATGAAGCCTCAGGGGGGTAAGCCTCCTGGATCTCTTATGAATCCCAACATAAAGCCCAACATCTCCCCTTCTCACTCCCGCTCCGGTAGCTCTGGTGACAAATTGTCCTCCCCGATGAAAATGCAGCAGTCCCAGGTTCCAGGGACACCTCCTTCTTCCAAGGCCAAATCGCCAATGGGCTCAGGAGGTGCTAGCTCTGGGGGTTCAAAGTCTTCTGGCGGCGGCATGAGCTCCCAGAAGCCAATGGGTGGGAGCTCTTCTGGTTCCACatcctcctcgtcatcctcaAGCTCGTCCTCTGGCTCCATGGCCTTCTCAGGGGGCTCTCAATCTCAGTATGGGGGAGGTgggagtggagggggaggaggaggaggagggacaggcggaggaagtggaagtgtaggcagtggtggaggtggaggaagcaGTTGTGGTGGGGCTGGTCAGAACAATGCAAACAACCCCAACGCCAAAGGGAAGTCTCCCAGTCGTAACAAGAAACCCTCCCTTACGGCAGTCATAGACAAACTGAAGAGTGTcggcggaggaggagtgggggaggATGGTTGTGAGGTAGGGCCACCAGCAGGGGGAACTGGTTCGGGATCTGCTCCTGGAggaggcggtggcggcggcggtggtggtggtggtggtggtggtcatggtcatggaaatgttccCAGCAGTGGACCTTCAAACTTGGGCCCTTCCAAGCATGGCTCGTCCTCCCAAAGTGGGGAGTACAAGCGGGAGAAGTCCGATAAAGAGGCAAAAGCAAAAGTGTCGGTTTCCGGCGGGAACAGTGGGGATAAAAAGCCGACGGACCCCAAAGCAGGAGGTGGAAGTGCAACCGGCCTGGCCAAAATCATCATCAGCAAACCCGATGGTGGCTCGCCAAGCATCAAGGCCAAAGTGACCCTTCAGAAAGCAGGGGACGGGTCCGGCGACTCCACGCGTCCGCAGATTCCGAGTCTCAAGGCGTCGCCCCTCTTCAGCGGCTCGACCCCCAAGCACGACCGCTCGTCCCCGAGCCACAGCCGCTCGCCGGGGTACACGCCGCTCAACCAGGACAGCGAGAGCGAGTCGGGCGGCAGCTCGGTGGCCGAGAGGTCCCACCAGAACAGCCCCAGCTCGGACGACGACGACCAGACCGTGCGACCGCTTCCCCCCCAGGACTACATGGGCGCCATCCCCCTCAGCTCGGGGGAGAAGCACAAGAagcacaagaaggagaagaagaagcagaaggagaggGAACGGGAGAGGGACCGAGAccgggagagggagaaggagaagaagaagtcctctctgTCCATGGGGCCGTCCTCTCATCCCATAAAAGCAGACAGTTGGTCGCGGTCACCCATCGCCGCTTCAGAGTCGTCGTTGTCCATGCTGGGTTCAGAGCGTCCGTCCCGGCCCAGTCCGATGTACATGAGGAATGAAGACGACGACCTCATGGACTCGGCCCTCACTGGCAACCTTTAA